In Eulemur rufifrons isolate Redbay unplaced genomic scaffold, OSU_ERuf_1 scaffold_84, whole genome shotgun sequence, a single genomic region encodes these proteins:
- the LOC138379572 gene encoding zinc finger protein 39-like: protein MSKSPGLVLFEDVAVDFTWEEWQDLDDAQKTLYRDVMLETYSSLVSLGRCITKPEVIFKLERGAEPWMVEESSHQSLPDIPTIGNLIESSQGSRGGHVWQAAVPNRKTSTEEGAELGKTFNLSSNRISKPMVEQQYRRECAYQVLCT, encoded by the exons GGGTTGGTGTTGTTTGAGGATGTGGCTGTGGACTTCACCTGGGAGGAGTGGCAGGACCTGGATGATGCTCAGAAGACCCTGTACAGGGACGTGATGCTGGAGACCTACAGCAGCCTGGTGTCCTTGG GGCGCTGCATTACCAAACCTGAGGTGATCTTCAAGTTGGAGCGAGGCGCAGAGCCATGGATGGTAGAAGAGTCCTCCCATCAGAGCCTCCCAG atATCCCGACGATTGGTAACCTAATTGAGAGCAGCCAAGGAAGTCGAGGTGGACATGTGTGgcaagctgcagtccccaacagGAAGACGTCAACTGAGGAGGGAGCTGAATtaggaaaaacatttaatttgaGCTCAAACCGTATTTCAAAACCGATG GTTGAGCAGCAGTATCGCCGTGAGTGTGCGTACCAAGTGCTGTGTACCTGA